A genomic window from Pungitius pungitius chromosome 12, fPunPun2.1, whole genome shotgun sequence includes:
- the bcl2l12 gene encoding uncharacterized protein bcl2l12 isoform X1 — MMSESGGRPSSVSSVCSISLLEVKAETHLVIQAFLHRALSTPLSERPGPVGGAYKEHNKYSSKPQPKPASDRQANGSNSADEKRTGFKDLIKQLPRHNSKHFPAQDPRGSLDRDPKTRVSHLRDHTDDGVKLPSSTSEEDESEKKPHKKQKKLKKKLSDFFRRRLDKQEKDGCDTRPKRPSTLAINKVVEAFPAPISPTHPPQFYDEVAEKLEKIALRSNSTKKLSPPAQLSPGCEKEAMVQQLAEVLSLEGDSINVKIESDPFLRNSLARLSYASYSKLLDFFGSSLVSGSSAQPPSASLTLQRLAVSMEVSRRIVTATGVQRMQGYAECYMESFAPWVKSHGGWENVVHLEEPLEYD; from the exons A TGATGTCAGAGTCTGGAGGGCGCCCTTCCTCTGTCTCCTCGGTCTGTTCCATCTCTCTCCTGGAGGTCAAGGCTGAGACTCATCTGGTGATCCAGGCTTTCCTCCATCGAGCCCTCTCCACCCCTCTGAGTGAGAGGCCTGGCCCAGTGGGAGGGGCCTACAAAGAGCACAACAAGTACAG CTCCAAGCCGCAGCCAAAGCCCGCCTCGGATCGTCAGGCAAACGGCTCCAACTCAGCAGATGAGAAGAGGACTGGATTCAAGGATTTGATAAAGCAGCTTCCCCGTCACAACAGCAAACATTTTCCTGCCCAAGACCCTAGAGGCTCATTGGACAGAGACCCTAAGACGAGAGTGTCTCACCTGAGAGATCACACAGAT GATGGTGTCAAACTCCCCTCCTCTACATCggaagaagatgaaagtgaGAAGAAACCGCATAAGAAGCAAAagaagcttaaaaaaaagctctccGATTTCTTCAGGAGAAGGTTAGACAAACAGGAGAAAGATGGCTGTGACACTCGTCCCAAGAGGCCTTCCACATTGGCAATCAACAAAGTCGTAGAGGCCTTCCCGGCCCCCATCTCTCCCA CCCACCCTCCTCAGTTCTATGATGAAGTAGCAGAGAAACTGGAAAAGATTGCCCTGAGGTCCAACAGTACAAAGAAACTGAGTCCCCCGGCCCAGCTTTCACCAG GGTGTGAGAAAGAGGCAATGGTGCAGCAGCTTGCCGAGGTGCTGTCTTTGGAGGGAGACTCTATCAACGTTAAG ATCGAGTCGGACCCCTTCCTACGGAACAGTCTGGCCCGGCTTTCCTATGCATCCTACTCCAAGCTTCTAGACTTTTTCGGGAGCAGCCTGGTATCCGGGTCATCCGCCCAGCCGCCGTCCGCTAGTCTGACGCTGCAACGGCTGGCTGTCAGCATGGAGGTCTCCCGGAGGATAGTTACAGCCACCGGAGTCCAGCGCATGCAGGGCTATGCAGAGTGCTACATGGAGAGCTTTGCCCCTTGGGTCAAGAGCCACGGAGGATGG gaGAACGTGGTACACCTGGAGGAGCCACTGGAGTACGACTGA
- the bcl2l12 gene encoding uncharacterized protein bcl2l12 isoform X2, with protein sequence MSESGGRPSSVSSVCSISLLEVKAETHLVIQAFLHRALSTPLSERPGPVGGAYKEHNKYSSKPQPKPASDRQANGSNSADEKRTGFKDLIKQLPRHNSKHFPAQDPRGSLDRDPKTRVSHLRDHTDDGVKLPSSTSEEDESEKKPHKKQKKLKKKLSDFFRRRLDKQEKDGCDTRPKRPSTLAINKVVEAFPAPISPTHPPQFYDEVAEKLEKIALRSNSTKKLSPPAQLSPGCEKEAMVQQLAEVLSLEGDSINVKIESDPFLRNSLARLSYASYSKLLDFFGSSLVSGSSAQPPSASLTLQRLAVSMEVSRRIVTATGVQRMQGYAECYMESFAPWVKSHGGWENVVHLEEPLEYD encoded by the exons ATGTCAGAGTCTGGAGGGCGCCCTTCCTCTGTCTCCTCGGTCTGTTCCATCTCTCTCCTGGAGGTCAAGGCTGAGACTCATCTGGTGATCCAGGCTTTCCTCCATCGAGCCCTCTCCACCCCTCTGAGTGAGAGGCCTGGCCCAGTGGGAGGGGCCTACAAAGAGCACAACAAGTACAG CTCCAAGCCGCAGCCAAAGCCCGCCTCGGATCGTCAGGCAAACGGCTCCAACTCAGCAGATGAGAAGAGGACTGGATTCAAGGATTTGATAAAGCAGCTTCCCCGTCACAACAGCAAACATTTTCCTGCCCAAGACCCTAGAGGCTCATTGGACAGAGACCCTAAGACGAGAGTGTCTCACCTGAGAGATCACACAGAT GATGGTGTCAAACTCCCCTCCTCTACATCggaagaagatgaaagtgaGAAGAAACCGCATAAGAAGCAAAagaagcttaaaaaaaagctctccGATTTCTTCAGGAGAAGGTTAGACAAACAGGAGAAAGATGGCTGTGACACTCGTCCCAAGAGGCCTTCCACATTGGCAATCAACAAAGTCGTAGAGGCCTTCCCGGCCCCCATCTCTCCCA CCCACCCTCCTCAGTTCTATGATGAAGTAGCAGAGAAACTGGAAAAGATTGCCCTGAGGTCCAACAGTACAAAGAAACTGAGTCCCCCGGCCCAGCTTTCACCAG GGTGTGAGAAAGAGGCAATGGTGCAGCAGCTTGCCGAGGTGCTGTCTTTGGAGGGAGACTCTATCAACGTTAAG ATCGAGTCGGACCCCTTCCTACGGAACAGTCTGGCCCGGCTTTCCTATGCATCCTACTCCAAGCTTCTAGACTTTTTCGGGAGCAGCCTGGTATCCGGGTCATCCGCCCAGCCGCCGTCCGCTAGTCTGACGCTGCAACGGCTGGCTGTCAGCATGGAGGTCTCCCGGAGGATAGTTACAGCCACCGGAGTCCAGCGCATGCAGGGCTATGCAGAGTGCTACATGGAGAGCTTTGCCCCTTGGGTCAAGAGCCACGGAGGATGG gaGAACGTGGTACACCTGGAGGAGCCACTGGAGTACGACTGA